One genomic region from Candidatus Mesenet endosymbiont of Agriotes lineatus encodes:
- a CDS encoding DEAD/DEAH box helicase family protein, giving the protein MGMVHTNAKSVESARLVKFVVENLNKARSDKENIINRIVEKIKGNETGFEGELTDEVKVKITKHDENTHDIEFIDISKDELALFKELHLQVYKKNEKYEFGVKFNENGQEFVLGGTNEKLPYRSQVSALAGGFAKHLALIASSTGSGKTITKLMFALVARLSGMEVISIDARQDLVDQEYKDQKGAVSFSELGSINYNGTYNQKKKHNILSLENFFNYSNQVIDLEVLSNLVTENNAKQQEFKVDLKNKRITIGKDIKIYQNYYEIKNKRYEKSIFERKDVLLIFDEIQDMVNKGEAYHIQIQLLLLLASWKKINLVITTATPPVWIKEFVEKENGYIEAQSLQEKIASGIGGKIDIEVCKNTRTAEFVQHYVDYGNSKILTRLQDEDYYYNPQKDNSTTDIKEKIRKYITWNLQSQYNRMTLACIDSNDFKDSFEDKIKSPEEQLKTLQDKEKIKKQDKYYNKCDFYHQINSYKSHGEVRELLIEQFGCTDDINEVLSEFDYKSSIAESGVFAVEHGFINNVISCITAVPLDELDKERFSGSLEGKFKDFTNNYADNKIDEEIDKRISDYVSKLDIKDQDVVADIQKGMKIVWSLFKKYHDKENNEKFGTLLNNHNLSREIHSMMPPDFSKLSDDNIIEIFAQGKSYGVFQYLKSNYGGDLLDTEKECKELYEKLEEGIKEAEEYKRDKLDPSREKCELIRSQLYNDDGTPRKSAEKLSSQKRESLREKHTKLCSECRECKKEHKNLTEKPKQALIKKFKIIQEAFQAEKRYPLNELRAICNKFSIIDENTVDRCLGDDLSRVSLVGFYFNDHRKSGFNNTILYNVVMKEATVDSLANKKQCVGRPGRKNGPIISSSYVDSSKISNLSEIKDKLMYGSPFDSFEKTEHKIDIKEHAERVIRTIEEIIDSQFTADTTLNEDRYNKVIEDVIQYVLNVHREMYNHSEYNKDKTYKNFTKVLKSATSILEKELKNKEIVTGGCEIKLKIKDLESKIANLLEEDEKLGHSIEYTKEKKGKINDKLKIEVNFLKALIIKLCVLVLRLWYLRLNPEESQVQEILKKDGMPTLKEGLILKRARVKVIDEEKALLKEHNKKKAKIENFNSEKIKLQDQYYSTPKYIGMIKRKENVKQKDITDEDKNKIIKEQLNKIELELSKV; this is encoded by the coding sequence ATGGGAATGGTTCATACTAATGCTAAATCAGTAGAAAGTGCAAGGCTAGTTAAGTTTGTCGTTGAGAATTTAAATAAAGCAAGAAGCGACAAAGAAAACATTATCAATAGAATTGTAGAAAAAATTAAAGGAAACGAAACTGGTTTTGAAGGAGAGCTAACTGATGAAGTTAAAGTTAAAATTACAAAGCATGATGAGAATACGCACGATATTGAATTTATAGATATAAGTAAAGATGAATTAGCTTTATTCAAAGAACTACACCTACAAGTATATAAAAAAAATGAAAAATATGAGTTTGGAGTAAAATTTAACGAAAACGGGCAAGAATTTGTTTTGGGTGGAACTAACGAAAAATTACCGTACAGGTCACAAGTAAGTGCATTAGCAGGTGGTTTTGCTAAACACTTAGCGCTAATTGCATCATCAACAGGATCTGGCAAAACTATTACAAAGTTGATGTTTGCTCTTGTAGCAAGATTATCTGGGATGGAGGTTATATCAATTGATGCTCGTCAAGATTTAGTAGATCAAGAATATAAAGATCAAAAGGGAGCTGTCTCATTTAGTGAATTGGGCAGCATTAATTACAATGGTACTTACAATCAAAAAAAGAAACATAATATATTGAGTCTAGAAAATTTCTTTAACTATTCAAATCAAGTGATAGATTTGGAGGTTCTTTCTAACCTGGTAACAGAGAACAATGCAAAGCAGCAAGAATTTAAAGTAGATTTAAAAAACAAAAGAATAACAATTGGTAAAGATATTAAAATTTATCAAAACTATTATGAAATAAAAAACAAAAGGTATGAAAAAAGTATTTTTGAGAGAAAGGATGTACTTTTAATTTTTGATGAAATACAGGATATGGTGAATAAAGGGGAGGCTTATCATATTCAAATTCAGCTTCTGTTATTACTTGCAAGTTGGAAAAAAATAAACTTAGTAATCACTACTGCAACTCCTCCGGTTTGGATAAAGGAATTTGTAGAAAAAGAAAATGGTTACATTGAGGCACAATCACTGCAGGAGAAAATAGCATCAGGAATTGGGGGAAAAATTGATATTGAAGTTTGTAAAAACACAAGAACTGCAGAGTTTGTACAACACTATGTAGATTATGGTAATAGTAAAATACTAACAAGACTTCAAGATGAAGATTATTATTATAATCCGCAGAAAGATAATTCTACCACTGATATAAAAGAAAAAATAAGAAAGTATATTACTTGGAACTTGCAAAGCCAATATAACAGAATGACTCTTGCGTGTATTGACTCAAATGATTTTAAAGATTCATTTGAAGATAAAATCAAAAGTCCAGAAGAACAACTAAAAACGTTACAGGATAAAGAAAAAATAAAAAAACAAGATAAATACTATAATAAATGTGATTTTTATCATCAAATCAATAGTTATAAGTCCCATGGTGAAGTAAGAGAGTTGCTCATTGAGCAATTTGGTTGCACTGACGATATTAATGAGGTTTTAAGTGAATTTGACTATAAGAGCAGCATAGCTGAAAGTGGTGTGTTCGCTGTAGAGCATGGATTTATCAACAACGTTATATCGTGCATAACTGCAGTACCACTTGATGAGTTAGATAAAGAAAGATTTTCAGGATCACTTGAGGGTAAATTTAAGGATTTTACTAACAATTATGCTGACAACAAAATAGATGAAGAAATAGATAAAAGAATATCTGACTACGTTTCAAAACTAGATATTAAAGATCAAGATGTTGTAGCAGATATACAAAAAGGGATGAAGATAGTATGGAGCCTTTTTAAAAAATATCATGACAAAGAAAATAATGAAAAATTTGGTACATTGCTAAATAACCATAATTTAAGTAGAGAAATTCATAGCATGATGCCACCTGATTTTAGTAAATTATCTGACGATAATATTATTGAAATCTTTGCTCAAGGTAAGAGTTATGGCGTTTTTCAATATTTAAAAAGTAATTATGGTGGTGACCTTTTAGATACTGAAAAAGAATGTAAGGAGCTTTATGAGAAGCTAGAAGAAGGAATTAAAGAAGCAGAAGAATATAAACGTGATAAATTAGATCCATCACGCGAAAAGTGTGAATTGATAAGGTCTCAGCTATATAATGATGATGGTACTCCAAGAAAGTCTGCAGAAAAATTATCTTCTCAAAAAAGAGAAAGTCTTCGGGAAAAACATACAAAATTATGCAGTGAATGTCGTGAGTGTAAAAAGGAACATAAAAATTTAACAGAAAAACCAAAACAAGCGTTAATTAAGAAATTTAAAATCATACAAGAAGCATTTCAAGCTGAGAAAAGGTACCCATTAAATGAGTTGAGGGCAATTTGTAACAAATTTTCGATTATTGATGAAAATACTGTAGATAGGTGTCTTGGTGATGATTTATCACGCGTAAGTCTTGTTGGTTTTTATTTTAATGATCATAGAAAATCAGGATTTAACAACACGATTTTATACAACGTTGTGATGAAAGAAGCTACTGTTGATAGCTTAGCAAATAAAAAACAGTGTGTTGGTAGGCCTGGGCGTAAAAATGGGCCTATTATATCTTCATCTTATGTTGATTCTTCTAAGATTAGCAATCTTAGTGAGATTAAAGATAAATTAATGTATGGCAGCCCTTTTGATTCTTTTGAAAAAACAGAGCATAAAATTGATATAAAAGAACATGCTGAAAGGGTAATTAGAACGATTGAAGAAATTATTGATTCACAATTTACAGCAGATACAACTCTTAATGAAGACAGATATAATAAGGTTATTGAGGATGTTATCCAGTATGTTTTGAATGTGCATCGTGAAATGTATAATCATAGTGAATACAATAAAGACAAAACATACAAAAATTTCACTAAGGTTTTAAAGTCTGCAACTTCTATTTTAGAAAAGGAATTAAAAAATAAGGAAATAGTAACAGGGGGCTGTGAGATCAAGCTTAAAATCAAAGATCTTGAGTCTAAGATAGCTAATTTATTGGAAGAGGATGAAAAGCTTGGGCACAGCATTGAGTATACGAAAGAAAAAAAAGGTAAAATCAATGATAAGCTAAAGATAGAAGTAAATTTTCTAAAGGCCCTAATTATAAAACTTTGTGTTCTGGTACTGCGTTTATGGTATTTAAGACTTAATCCAGAAGAATCGCAAGTGCAAGAGATTTTAAAGAAAGATGGCATGCCTACTTTAAAGGAGGGGCTAATACTTAAAAGAGCAAGAGTAAAGGTTATAGATGAAGAAAAGGCTTTATTAAAGGAACATAATAAGAAAAAAGCAAAAATAGAAAACTTCAATAGTGAGAAAATAAAGCTTCAAGATCAGTATTACAGTACGCCTAAATATATAGGAATGATAAAAAGAAAAGAAAATGTTAAGCAAAAAGATATAACTGATGAAGATAAAAATAAGATAATAAAAGAGCAGCTAAATAAGATTGAATTAGAATTAAGTAAGGTATAA
- a CDS encoding ankyrin repeat domain-containing protein codes for MRRELVLGSIITGSIGVFAMSSLFVAFPFRNDPKGLRLGIALLAASSFILCVASIILLKLSNKLLDASKKGDTAKVKSLLKIGINVDTKDWNGSTPLLLAIEKKHIETVKLLLKHNANVNVKNGFWTTPLSLSIREGYIEIAELLLEHGADVAFAARSSFAEWKDDNELAIFAAAKGYTKILELLLNRGVSANLKRNSDTLLHLALEKGHTGVVALLLKHGADINAKCVLGRSPLDHAICKKYKEIVRLLLERGANANLTDSVFSAAYNGCSKIMELLLRHGADVGAIGNFGDTPLHIAAEFGHTEIVKFLLDRGVNINAANNYHNTPLYKAIRNNHVETFFTLLIFGANIDEEWNQAVVNSRPDLNHCLMEFKKIKNTTHLGKIIQGYKERNLEVILDYISKYGRENNIEQLIQELQSIKGCYSSNESQSFIPETLLDIVKYMVQQYMSQHRKTRFKIGALSDLIYQAIDSQLKVEISLEDIVYIVSSRVASTISDQDAVNLSLVCKSINDEANDRAKTTQCAENMLLTQLEKIVVSSKANIGVGGPQVGG; via the coding sequence ATGAGGAGAGAGTTAGTTTTAGGATCTATCATAACAGGAAGCATTGGAGTTTTTGCAATGTCATCTTTATTTGTGGCGTTTCCATTTAGAAATGATCCAAAAGGTTTAAGATTGGGTATTGCTTTGCTTGCAGCAAGCTCTTTTATATTATGCGTTGCAAGTATAATACTTCTAAAGTTAAGTAATAAATTACTAGATGCTAGCAAGAAGGGAGATACAGCAAAAGTAAAATCTCTTTTAAAAATAGGGATTAATGTTGATACTAAAGATTGGAATGGGAGCACACCTTTGCTTTTAGCTATTGAAAAAAAGCATATAGAAACAGTAAAACTCCTTCTTAAACATAATGCAAATGTTAACGTTAAAAATGGATTTTGGACTACGCCTTTATCTTTATCTATTAGGGAAGGTTATATAGAAATAGCAGAACTGCTTTTAGAACACGGTGCAGATGTTGCTTTTGCAGCAAGATCTAGCTTTGCAGAGTGGAAGGACGATAATGAGCTTGCGATCTTTGCTGCTGCAAAAGGATATACAAAAATATTAGAGTTGCTTTTAAATAGAGGGGTAAGTGCTAATCTAAAAAGAAATAGTGATACTTTGCTACACTTAGCCCTTGAGAAAGGTCATACAGGAGTAGTAGCACTGCTTTTAAAGCATGGTGCAGATATCAATGCTAAGTGCGTGTTAGGTAGATCACCTTTAGATCATGCTATTTGTAAAAAATATAAAGAAATAGTAAGGCTGCTTCTAGAAAGAGGAGCGAATGCTAATCTTACAGATAGTGTATTTAGTGCTGCTTACAACGGATGTTCAAAGATAATGGAATTGCTTCTAAGACACGGGGCAGATGTTGGTGCTATAGGTAATTTTGGCGATACGCCTTTGCACATTGCTGCTGAATTTGGACATACAGAGATAGTAAAATTTCTTCTAGATAGAGGGGTGAATATTAATGCTGCAAATAATTATCACAATACACCCTTGTATAAAGCTATTAGAAATAATCATGTAGAGACCTTTTTTACCCTTCTGATTTTTGGTGCTAATATAGATGAAGAGTGGAACCAAGCAGTAGTAAATAGCAGGCCTGATTTGAACCATTGTTTAATGGAGTTTAAGAAAATCAAGAATACGACTCACTTAGGCAAGATCATACAAGGATATAAAGAAAGGAACTTAGAAGTGATTTTAGATTACATTAGTAAATATGGTAGAGAAAATAATATAGAACAACTAATTCAAGAATTGCAAAGTATTAAAGGATGTTACAGTTCTAATGAATCTCAGTCTTTTATACCTGAAACTTTGTTAGATATTGTAAAGTATATGGTGCAACAATATATGAGTCAACACAGGAAAACACGGTTTAAAATAGGAGCTTTAAGTGATTTGATTTATCAGGCAATAGATAGTCAACTAAAAGTGGAAATATCACTAGAAGATATTGTGTATATTGTGTCATCGAGGGTAGCCTCAACAATTAGTGATCAAGATGCAGTAAATCTTAGTTTGGTGTGCAAATCTATTAACGATGAAGCCAACGATCGCGCAAAAACCACTCAGTGTGCAGAAAATATGTTACTCACTCAGTTGGAAAAAATAGTAGTATCTTCAAAGGCAAATATTGGAGTAGGTGGTCCACAGGTTGGAGGTTAA
- the tsaE gene encoding tRNA (adenosine(37)-N6)-threonylcarbamoyltransferase complex ATPase subunit type 1 TsaE, with product MHIEKYEAIDVGFVELLAKKIAKIVKPPYVIALYGDLGVGKTAFAKFFINTLLPDEVVSSPTFNIMSRYDACDFTIWHLDLYRIKGLDELYGIGVEEVLNSGIAVVEWPELIKRLTIPDIEININYNDDKDDLRDIIIQTKSEKRRSCVTNIR from the coding sequence ATGCATATTGAAAAATATGAAGCCATTGATGTTGGTTTTGTTGAATTATTAGCAAAGAAAATTGCTAAAATTGTAAAGCCTCCATATGTTATTGCTCTGTATGGAGATTTGGGAGTTGGAAAAACTGCTTTTGCTAAGTTTTTTATAAACACTTTATTGCCTGATGAGGTAGTTTCTAGCCCTACTTTTAATATTATGAGTCGTTATGATGCTTGTGATTTTACTATCTGGCATTTAGATTTGTATAGAATAAAAGGTCTGGATGAGCTATATGGTATTGGTGTGGAAGAGGTGTTAAATTCAGGTATTGCTGTTGTTGAGTGGCCAGAATTAATAAAAAGGTTAACCATACCTGATATAGAAATTAATATTAACTATAATGATGATAAGGACGATTTGCGTGATATAATAATACAAACTAAATCTGAGAAAAGGAGGAGTTGTGTCACAAATATTAGATGA
- the fabG gene encoding 3-oxoacyl-[acyl-carrier-protein] reductase encodes MFNLAGKKFLVTGASGGIGQAITDVLYKAGATLCISGTRKEILEKMAEGKNNVYSLQCDLTNSEEVDSLVDKASDLMAGFDGIVCNAGVTQDSLLLRMTDEAWDKVININLTSTFKLNKKACSKMLKNGWGRIINISSIVGFTGNPGQVNYATSKAGMVAMSKCIAKEFASRNITVNCIAPGFIETSMTSSLSEEQQNNIMSNIPLKRMGIPKEVASGVLFLASDEASYITGQTLHINGGLLM; translated from the coding sequence ATGTTCAACCTAGCAGGTAAGAAATTCTTAGTTACAGGTGCATCAGGTGGAATAGGGCAAGCCATTACGGATGTGCTATATAAGGCTGGAGCTACTTTATGTATTTCTGGAACAAGAAAAGAAATTCTAGAAAAAATGGCAGAAGGTAAAAATAATGTGTATTCATTGCAATGTGATTTAACAAATAGTGAAGAAGTAGATAGTTTAGTTGATAAAGCTAGTGATCTAATGGCAGGTTTTGATGGCATTGTATGTAACGCCGGAGTAACGCAAGATAGCTTACTACTTAGAATGACAGATGAAGCATGGGATAAGGTTATTAACATAAATCTTACTTCAACTTTTAAATTAAACAAGAAGGCATGTAGTAAAATGCTCAAAAATGGTTGGGGAAGAATAATCAATATTTCTTCTATAGTTGGTTTTACAGGTAATCCAGGGCAGGTAAATTATGCCACATCTAAAGCAGGAATGGTTGCTATGAGTAAGTGTATTGCAAAGGAATTTGCAAGCCGCAATATAACAGTAAACTGTATTGCGCCAGGTTTTATAGAAACATCAATGACTTCTTCTCTTTCAGAAGAACAACAAAACAATATAATGAGCAATATTCCTCTAAAAAGAATGGGTATTCCAAAAGAAGTAGCATCAGGAGTTTTGTTTTTAGCAAGTGATGAAGCTAGTTACATTACTGGTCAAACTCTCCATATAAATGGGGGGTTATTAATGTAA
- the ssb gene encoding single-stranded DNA-binding protein → MSSGSVNKVILVGNLGKDPDIRAMQNGKEMATFSLATSESWFDKASGMRSEKTEWHNIVVFSEGLVKIVKDFVRKGSKVYIEGSLRTRKWVDQNNNDKYTTEVVLQNFSSALTLLDSKNATSAEYTNNERKDYKTSGEYKNYSKEDEFEGIIDDEVPF, encoded by the coding sequence ATGTCGAGTGGTAGTGTTAATAAAGTAATTTTAGTTGGTAATCTTGGTAAAGATCCAGATATAAGAGCAATGCAAAATGGCAAGGAGATGGCAACGTTTTCACTTGCCACTTCTGAAAGTTGGTTTGACAAGGCATCTGGTATGCGTTCTGAAAAAACAGAATGGCATAATATTGTTGTGTTTAGCGAAGGGTTGGTAAAAATTGTAAAAGATTTCGTACGCAAAGGCAGTAAAGTATATATTGAAGGTTCCCTAAGAACTAGGAAATGGGTGGATCAAAATAATAATGATAAGTATACCACAGAGGTAGTGCTGCAAAATTTTAGCAGTGCTTTAACTCTTTTAGATTCTAAAAATGCTACTAGCGCTGAATATACAAACAATGAACGTAAAGATTATAAGACCAGTGGCGAATATAAAAATTACAGTAAAGAAGACGAGTTTGAAGGAATTATTGATGATGAGGTGCCATTTTAA
- a CDS encoding phosphomannomutase/phosphoglucomutase, with protein sequence MILTTEIDTSIIKKYDIRGIIGQNLKVEDGYEIGEKFAQFLGSNAKICVGYDSRVHSPQIEKKVIEGLCFSGASVIRVGLCSSPMLYFATQLIDADGGVMITASHNPAQYNGFKFYSNKIVFSEKEITTFMGIDAKNNTGNYTILNCNIYDQYIKILKNINVGNGREFKIAWNCSNGATSSVIRHIQKILPNHNHITINNTIDGSCNPDPIEQQNLNKLISTTREHQCDIGIALDGDGDRVCVIDSEGHIIPNDYLFMIFVNGILTKGDKVIVDIKSSMKVSDLISRLGGVAITCTTGHSIIKRMMIKENAKFAGELSGHFFFAEIGFDDGIYAAIKLINILQKYENFDSIMSKLPKLYISPEIKIEIQEEKKFQIINLLKKELEQKNIIFSSIDGIKVTFEKGWLLLRASNTQNYITARCEGQSNEDFKEMKNVLDQYIKRIKLLNKP encoded by the coding sequence ATGATCTTAACTACAGAAATAGACACCTCAATAATAAAAAAATATGATATCAGAGGAATAATTGGGCAAAACTTAAAAGTTGAAGATGGTTATGAGATAGGGGAAAAATTTGCCCAATTCTTAGGCAGTAATGCTAAAATTTGTGTTGGCTATGATAGTAGAGTGCATTCACCTCAAATAGAGAAAAAAGTAATTGAAGGACTATGTTTTTCTGGAGCAAGTGTTATAAGAGTTGGGCTGTGTTCTTCTCCAATGCTATACTTTGCTACTCAGCTTATTGATGCAGATGGCGGAGTGATGATTACTGCATCTCATAATCCTGCACAGTACAATGGATTTAAATTTTATAGTAACAAGATAGTATTTAGTGAAAAAGAAATAACTACATTTATGGGTATTGATGCTAAAAACAATACAGGTAATTACACTATTCTTAATTGCAATATATATGATCAATATATCAAAATACTCAAAAACATAAATGTAGGAAACGGAAGAGAATTTAAAATAGCATGGAACTGTTCTAATGGAGCAACAAGTAGTGTTATTAGGCATATTCAAAAAATTTTACCCAACCATAATCACATTACTATTAACAATACAATAGATGGATCTTGTAACCCCGATCCTATTGAGCAGCAGAATCTCAATAAACTAATCAGTACTACAAGAGAGCATCAATGTGATATTGGCATCGCTTTAGATGGTGATGGTGATAGAGTTTGTGTAATAGACAGTGAAGGTCATATTATTCCTAATGACTACCTTTTTATGATATTTGTAAATGGAATACTGACTAAAGGTGATAAAGTAATTGTTGACATAAAAAGTAGCATGAAAGTTTCTGATCTCATCTCAAGATTAGGTGGGGTAGCAATAACATGTACTACTGGCCATTCAATTATAAAAAGGATGATGATAAAAGAAAATGCAAAATTTGCCGGAGAACTTAGTGGCCACTTTTTCTTTGCAGAAATTGGCTTTGATGATGGCATATATGCAGCTATTAAATTAATTAATATCTTACAAAAGTATGAAAATTTTGATAGCATAATGAGCAAATTACCTAAGCTATACATTAGTCCCGAAATCAAAATTGAAATCCAGGAAGAAAAGAAATTTCAGATTATCAATCTTTTAAAAAAAGAGTTAGAACAAAAGAATATTATATTTTCAAGTATTGATGGCATAAAAGTTACCTTTGAAAAAGGGTGGTTATTACTTAGAGCATCCAACACACAGAACTATATTACAGCACGGTGCGAAGGCCAGAGTAATGAGGACTTTAAGGAGATGAAAAA